In a genomic window of Maridesulfovibrio ferrireducens:
- a CDS encoding NAD(P)H-binding protein, with protein sequence MNKQAIIFGATGAVGRQLLDLCLNGDIYQKVTVIARRSASLSHAKLNWIEAEMDALESLPPISGMVDGDAFCCLGTTIKAAGSKEAFRLVDYDYVINSVHFAKKCGVMTYSMISAVGADTKSNSFYNRTKGEVEVAVIAEELPSLRIFRPSLLKGKRDDFRPMEIISNIISLLLTPLFFCGLRKYQPVEIRKLARALYKTANDGSAGMLRIYESNELQSY encoded by the coding sequence GTGAATAAACAAGCTATAATATTTGGCGCGACCGGTGCGGTTGGCCGCCAGCTACTTGATCTCTGTCTCAATGGCGACATTTACCAAAAGGTCACAGTTATTGCTCGGAGATCTGCCTCTTTGTCTCATGCTAAGCTGAACTGGATTGAGGCTGAAATGGATGCACTGGAAAGTTTGCCACCCATTTCTGGCATGGTTGATGGAGACGCATTTTGCTGTCTTGGCACAACCATCAAAGCGGCTGGTAGTAAAGAAGCATTTCGCCTAGTGGATTACGACTATGTAATAAACAGTGTACACTTCGCAAAAAAATGCGGCGTAATGACCTACAGCATGATCAGCGCAGTTGGGGCTGACACAAAGTCGAATAGTTTCTACAATCGTACCAAAGGTGAAGTTGAAGTTGCCGTTATTGCTGAAGAACTTCCTTCTCTACGCATATTTAGGCCTTCACTCCTCAAAGGAAAACGTGACGATTTTCGCCCAATGGAAATAATAAGCAACATCATCTCGTTATTATTGACGCCTCTGTTTTTCTGCGGGCTCCGCAAGTATCAGCCTGTGGAGATCAGAAAACTGGCCCGTGCGCTTTATAAGACTGCAAATGACGGAAGTGCTGGCATGTTGCGGATATATGAAAGCAACGAGCTTCAGTCCTATTAA
- the fliD gene encoding flagellar filament capping protein FliD, producing the protein MAISSLSSDVLSYSSTSISGAVTFSGLGNGTDFENIIDITIEAESYKKTQYEEDLVYAENAVEVLTTLDEELLSLSVIMQEMDEVEEFYSYTGSISGDELSAIVEDGAEPSSHNVVINQLAKKDTWVAEDYDIASYDTILCSTDSSIILSYAGEDISLDISAGTSAEELVNQINQSSKFDDKIEASLIYDGANYHLSFSGEETGAANLIEIKDLSALDSLTAADFNNTQQAQNAYLKINGYPSGADEWLERDSNTVDDLINNVTLTLNSTTDQDGIEVGISYDTEGMIEKVETFVTEINQIIYDIQSVTGRLDTNSDDEDESSFKLNDSTLDLVYNQIKLILSSIGQGFERYDSETGSGDLYSSLSMVGISTDSEQGSATFGQLVIDYDELNEALTDSPETVAELFSASGEASSSNSSLEIISSISGLTSAGEYDVEYEVSGGVIVSATINGVDMLIDGNTMLAQRDSDANGLYLEGTETTDGVYSATISVKQGKAGEIADLCSDITDVETGSIPLLISSYESSCTNYENEIYDESARLDLLETDLIRKYAALDEMLSYYSNIESQLETSLASLE; encoded by the coding sequence ATGGCTATTTCTTCGCTTTCATCGGATGTCCTGTCTTATTCTTCAACTTCAATTTCTGGAGCTGTTACTTTTTCAGGTCTTGGTAATGGGACCGATTTTGAAAACATTATTGATATAACAATCGAAGCTGAGTCATACAAAAAGACGCAATATGAAGAAGACCTCGTATATGCAGAAAATGCAGTAGAGGTTCTCACAACTCTTGATGAGGAACTTCTCAGTCTGTCTGTAATCATGCAGGAAATGGATGAAGTTGAAGAATTTTATAGTTATACAGGTTCAATCTCAGGCGATGAGCTAAGTGCCATTGTCGAGGACGGGGCGGAGCCGAGTTCGCATAATGTCGTTATTAATCAGCTTGCAAAAAAAGATACTTGGGTAGCTGAAGATTATGACATTGCATCCTACGACACAATACTTTGCAGTACGGATTCATCCATAATATTATCTTATGCCGGTGAGGATATTTCACTGGATATTTCAGCAGGAACAAGCGCTGAAGAATTAGTAAATCAGATAAATCAAAGCAGTAAGTTTGATGATAAAATTGAAGCATCGCTTATCTATGACGGAGCAAATTATCATTTAAGTTTTTCGGGCGAGGAAACAGGAGCCGCTAATTTAATTGAAATAAAGGATCTCAGCGCACTGGATTCATTAACTGCCGCAGATTTTAATAATACCCAGCAGGCACAGAACGCATATCTCAAAATTAATGGCTATCCTTCCGGTGCGGATGAGTGGCTTGAAAGAGATTCAAATACTGTTGACGACCTTATTAACAATGTAACCCTTACTTTGAACAGCACTACAGATCAAGATGGTATAGAGGTTGGTATTAGTTACGATACCGAGGGCATGATTGAAAAGGTTGAAACATTTGTTACAGAGATTAACCAGATTATTTATGATATTCAAAGTGTTACAGGCCGTCTTGATACTAATTCAGATGATGAAGATGAATCCTCTTTTAAATTAAACGATAGTACTTTGGATTTGGTTTATAATCAGATCAAATTAATTTTATCTTCTATTGGTCAAGGCTTTGAACGTTATGACAGTGAAACGGGAAGCGGTGATCTTTATTCTTCTCTTTCAATGGTAGGAATTTCCACAGATTCAGAGCAGGGATCTGCTACTTTCGGGCAACTCGTCATAGATTATGATGAGCTTAACGAAGCTCTTACTGATTCACCGGAAACCGTAGCAGAGCTTTTTTCCGCATCAGGTGAAGCTTCTTCAAGTAATTCCTCGCTGGAAATAATTTCAAGCATCAGCGGATTAACTTCTGCGGGGGAGTATGATGTTGAGTATGAAGTGTCGGGTGGGGTGATTGTTTCTGCAACAATTAATGGTGTTGATATGCTGATAGATGGGAATACCATGCTTGCTCAGCGAGATAGCGATGCAAACGGTCTTTATTTGGAAGGAACAGAAACTACGGATGGAGTTTACTCTGCGACAATTTCGGTTAAGCAAGGAAAAGCCGGGGAAATCGCTGATTTATGTTCAGATATTACAGATGTCGAAACTGGTTCCATCCCGTTATTGATTAGTAGCTATGAAAGTTCTTGCACTAATTATGAAAATGAAATTTATGATGAAAGCGCACGGCTTGATTTGCTTGAAACTGATTTAATCCGTAAATACGCCGCATTAGATGAGATGTTGTCATATTACTCAAATATTGAAAGTCAGCTTGAAACTTCACTTGCGTCATTGGAGTAG
- a CDS encoding plasmid mobilization protein: MKNNYHKKTGRPTLPSEDVRQYVIGVRVNLKERTLLASKARMLNLSLSQCLRELSIQKNINHLIVPTINRQAYAELSKLGSNLNQLLQLSYRLDKNAIPEQLINETHEAVTKLRCDLLGLNKAAKNDS; the protein is encoded by the coding sequence ATGAAAAATAATTATCATAAAAAAACAGGTCGTCCCACTCTCCCTAGCGAGGACGTTAGACAATACGTTATTGGCGTCCGTGTAAATTTAAAAGAACGGACACTGCTAGCTAGTAAAGCCCGAATGTTAAATCTATCTCTTTCGCAATGCTTACGAGAACTATCCATACAAAAGAACATAAACCACTTAATTGTCCCAACCATAAACAGACAAGCTTACGCCGAACTATCAAAGCTTGGAAGCAATCTAAATCAGCTTTTGCAGCTTAGCTATCGCTTAGACAAGAACGCGATCCCAGAGCAATTAATCAACGAAACGCACGAAGCTGTCACAAAACTACGCTGCGACCTGCTAGGCCTAAACAAAGCTGCGAAGAATGATAGCTAA
- a CDS encoding NACHT domain-containing protein, translated as MTIIDLHTALPEESFEKQTIKLLHKKLSEMNEADFTRMAVCPLFEALGYDVIDYNGGAYEGGKDVICWKDDEFGDPELTVIQVKKFKFTPKARSERNFSEVVTQLSQGIREKVHHSNGSSYFPNKVYLITPYDIDARSLQMRFEDYSNLKDRNRIKTLAGVNFVKVLIDKRPTVIQEILGEGHSIKGSAFKTFGNEDLLSALNYQHTINIEEIYSDLEFVFGGAQDIFFNSTFTGGKTCLSIPLKEWKTIKKNLLTLNKNLNCEFLILDLDTIEKTYIKNELDYKEKTALLNKIDNKIDRLVTSIPKNYHAIKNSLSQIIEDLKLRDSHLLFDYQLLLEDVDSLLLNISEDHDILEKYKTKINNIVFRVSNDKTEPHKNADLWRLMDSISKSISSLIDEKNSKKQLEKYHQQAKFKVEIDGSCLAKYLNIQKNKILLEIEEINNKNNSLDLKKLLEDVNRIATSTKIIFKNKRFRGVLCPRVDKNSKRPIMKISIHDVFNTKADLLVLGDAGAGKTTSLQMFARKSHQSKLNNELTLYLPLAKIFYGHQNYENNLTVKTFISQIASYFKSESISANYADLCSLFSKCECTLLLDGVDEVVKKSKGILEAVKKFKKKYSKTNVIISSRTGNYANEIEFLGVYLLPFSEGQRNCFIKAWFSGKEIDRSDIIIDHLSENSCLSELVRSPLLTTILCVLAESETPLPVNEIELYGERMRLLLGQYDIHKKIRRVTTTHSEREYIARKVAFILHNIERRYLEKKVLLKKLFAVSKYPKETVQSALCELIEPCNILVTMTSDGKIGFGHLRYQEYLAASELTLNRGAGIGKLMENPWWKGALVLFSQATDDISFLSGWIVNHGHVADVLDTYNAMIDVRSEEEQNHFRGWLTSYLENADRLEQPTEVSYENFIDFR; from the coding sequence ATGACTATTATTGATCTTCATACAGCTCTACCAGAAGAAAGCTTTGAGAAACAAACTATTAAACTATTACATAAAAAACTAAGTGAAATGAATGAAGCGGACTTTACCAGAATGGCAGTTTGTCCTCTTTTTGAAGCCCTTGGCTATGATGTTATTGATTACAATGGAGGAGCATACGAAGGAGGAAAGGATGTTATCTGCTGGAAAGACGATGAATTTGGAGATCCTGAGCTAACAGTCATTCAAGTTAAGAAATTCAAGTTTACGCCTAAAGCTCGATCTGAAAGAAACTTTTCTGAAGTAGTCACGCAATTGTCTCAAGGCATTCGAGAAAAAGTTCATCATTCCAATGGATCATCGTATTTCCCTAATAAAGTTTACTTGATAACACCATATGACATTGACGCTAGGTCCCTTCAAATGAGATTTGAAGATTACTCTAACTTAAAAGATAGAAATAGAATAAAAACTCTTGCAGGTGTTAATTTTGTAAAAGTGCTAATAGACAAAAGGCCTACGGTTATTCAAGAAATACTAGGAGAAGGTCACAGCATTAAAGGTTCTGCATTTAAAACATTTGGAAATGAAGATTTACTAAGTGCTTTAAATTACCAACATACAATTAATATTGAAGAAATATATAGTGACTTGGAGTTTGTTTTTGGTGGGGCCCAAGATATTTTCTTTAACTCTACTTTTACAGGAGGAAAAACATGTTTAAGCATACCCCTCAAAGAGTGGAAAACTATTAAGAAGAACCTTTTAACATTGAATAAAAATTTGAATTGTGAATTTTTAATATTGGATTTGGATACAATCGAAAAAACATATATTAAAAACGAGTTAGACTATAAAGAAAAAACTGCATTACTCAATAAAATTGATAACAAAATAGACAGATTAGTGACTTCTATCCCTAAAAATTACCATGCCATAAAAAATAGCTTGTCCCAAATAATAGAAGATCTAAAATTAAGAGATAGCCATTTACTCTTTGATTACCAACTCTTATTGGAAGATGTTGACAGCCTTTTACTAAATATTTCAGAAGACCACGATATTTTAGAAAAATATAAAACTAAAATTAATAACATAGTTTTTAGAGTTTCAAATGACAAAACAGAGCCACACAAAAACGCAGATCTTTGGCGACTTATGGATAGTATTTCAAAATCGATAAGCTCTTTAATTGATGAAAAAAATTCTAAAAAACAACTTGAGAAATATCATCAACAGGCCAAATTCAAAGTCGAAATTGATGGATCATGCTTAGCTAAATATCTAAACATACAAAAAAATAAAATATTGTTGGAAATTGAAGAAATAAATAATAAAAACAATTCATTAGACCTAAAAAAACTTCTTGAAGACGTCAATAGAATAGCAACTTCAACAAAAATCATATTCAAAAACAAACGATTTAGAGGTGTTTTGTGCCCTCGTGTTGATAAAAATAGTAAAAGACCCATAATGAAAATATCGATCCATGATGTTTTCAATACCAAAGCTGACCTTCTCGTTCTAGGTGACGCTGGAGCTGGCAAGACAACAAGCTTACAAATGTTTGCAAGAAAAAGTCATCAATCAAAATTAAATAATGAGTTAACTCTTTACCTACCTTTAGCAAAGATATTTTATGGACATCAAAATTATGAGAATAACCTTACGGTAAAGACATTTATTTCACAAATAGCAAGTTACTTTAAATCAGAAAGCATTTCAGCCAACTACGCTGATTTATGCTCATTGTTCTCTAAGTGCGAATGCACTCTATTGCTAGATGGAGTCGACGAGGTAGTAAAAAAATCTAAAGGAATATTGGAAGCGGTAAAAAAATTCAAAAAAAAATATAGTAAGACCAACGTTATCATATCTTCCAGAACAGGTAATTATGCCAATGAAATAGAATTCTTAGGCGTCTATTTGCTACCATTTTCAGAAGGTCAAAGAAACTGTTTCATTAAGGCTTGGTTTTCAGGAAAAGAAATAGATCGATCTGATATAATAATTGATCACTTAAGTGAAAACAGCTGTCTTTCAGAGTTAGTGCGCAGCCCCTTATTGACAACAATTCTATGCGTTCTTGCTGAAAGTGAGACTCCACTTCCCGTAAATGAAATCGAACTATATGGTGAACGAATGCGTTTGCTGCTCGGCCAATATGATATCCATAAAAAAATCAGAAGGGTAACAACAACCCATAGCGAGCGTGAATATATAGCCAGAAAAGTTGCTTTTATACTCCACAACATAGAAAGGCGATACTTAGAGAAAAAAGTACTTTTAAAAAAACTATTCGCTGTAAGTAAATACCCTAAAGAAACAGTCCAGTCAGCCTTATGTGAATTGATTGAACCATGTAATATTTTAGTAACAATGACTTCCGATGGCAAAATAGGTTTTGGACATTTAAGATATCAAGAATACCTTGCCGCTTCTGAGTTAACTCTAAATAGAGGTGCAGGTATTGGTAAGTTAATGGAAAATCCCTGGTGGAAAGGAGCATTAGTTTTATTTTCTCAGGCAACCGATGACATCTCTTTTTTGAGTGGGTGGATAGTTAATCATGGTCACGTTGCAGATGTACTTGATACTTATAATGCAATGATTGATGTAAGATCAGAAGAAGAACAAAATCACTTCAGAGGATGGTTGACTTCTTACTTAGAAAATGCGGACAGGTTGGAGCAACCTACAGAAGTAAGCTATGAAAATTTCATTGATTTTAGATAA
- a CDS encoding relaxase/mobilization nuclease domain-containing protein, which yields MIAKLVKGTGFRGALDYDLGKAGASILTTNMAGKEPRGLANEFGAIRNLRPNLKKVVCHASISLAPQESLTDKEWRDVTQKYIQAMGFSDCQYIATKHTDTEHPHIHIVVNRVTMRGEVVSDSNDFRKQEKLMRELEKKYELQIVPNSKEVNSKALTKNEVEKALRTGELPIRMQLQKKVKETLNTNKDLNLFIKSLKANNIEVRLNQAKNGNIRGISFALNGITMKGSSLGKGYSWNGLQKGGLYEQNGKNKELIDYERRGSRSGRNHNDGSPLGIVEPAGATQDREQHGVDQAFEKISKSNHGINSDSRKNHRRNKGFSR from the coding sequence ATGATAGCTAAGCTAGTAAAAGGTACAGGATTTCGCGGAGCTTTGGATTATGATCTAGGGAAAGCTGGTGCATCTATTTTAACAACCAATATGGCCGGAAAAGAGCCGAGAGGCTTAGCAAATGAATTTGGAGCTATTCGCAATTTGCGACCTAATTTAAAAAAAGTAGTTTGCCATGCAAGCATTAGTCTGGCTCCACAAGAAAGCCTAACAGACAAGGAATGGCGTGACGTCACGCAAAAATACATACAAGCAATGGGGTTTAGTGACTGCCAATATATTGCGACAAAACATACAGACACAGAACATCCACATATTCACATTGTAGTTAACCGAGTCACCATGAGGGGAGAGGTTGTAAGCGACAGTAATGATTTTAGAAAACAAGAAAAATTAATGCGAGAACTAGAGAAAAAATACGAACTGCAAATTGTTCCAAACAGTAAAGAAGTCAACTCCAAAGCATTAACCAAAAATGAAGTTGAAAAAGCTCTCCGCACAGGAGAATTGCCTATCAGAATGCAACTACAAAAAAAGGTAAAAGAAACTTTAAACACGAACAAAGACCTTAATTTATTCATAAAATCACTAAAAGCAAACAATATTGAAGTACGACTAAACCAAGCCAAAAATGGAAATATCAGAGGCATTAGTTTTGCGCTGAATGGAATAACCATGAAAGGCAGTTCCCTAGGTAAAGGTTACTCTTGGAACGGACTGCAAAAAGGAGGATTATATGAGCAAAATGGAAAAAATAAAGAACTTATCGACTACGAAAGAAGAGGCTCCAGAAGTGGACGAAATCACAATGATGGAAGCCCGCTTGGGATTGTTGAGCCAGCAGGAGCAACACAAGATCGAGAGCAACATGGAGTTGATCAAGCTTTTGAAAAAATTTCAAAAAGTAATCACGGAATCAACTCGGACAGTAGAAAAAACCATCGAAGAAACAAAGGATTTTCCCGTTAA
- a CDS encoding AAA family ATPase → MPLPKRGFLLKPVIPTQGLVIMYAPRGIGKTFAALSMALAISGGGEIFEWRASNQSRVLYVDGEMPAIAMQERLAYLAMGNNVPPNATNNLVLVTPDIQPCPMPDLSTYAGQQSLEPLLKDIALLVLDNIATLCRTGKENEAQSWQNMQSWLLDLRRRGIAVLIIHHAGKSGDQRGTSAREDIMDTVISLRRPKQYKMTEGARFEVHLTKARGISGEDVKPFEALLCSEKESFYWKIKDIEDAELDELKALLSEGLSIRDCAEEMGRSKSSVHRLKKKLEATN, encoded by the coding sequence ATGCCCCTACCTAAACGAGGATTTCTGTTGAAACCAGTTATTCCAACTCAAGGGTTAGTCATTATGTATGCGCCTCGTGGAATAGGTAAAACCTTTGCAGCATTAAGCATGGCTCTGGCTATTTCTGGGGGAGGGGAAATTTTTGAATGGCGAGCGTCCAATCAAAGTAGAGTTCTATACGTTGACGGGGAGATGCCAGCAATAGCGATGCAGGAACGCTTGGCATACCTTGCGATGGGAAACAACGTTCCTCCCAACGCCACGAACAACCTCGTACTTGTCACCCCAGACATTCAACCTTGCCCCATGCCGGACTTATCTACTTATGCAGGGCAACAATCCCTTGAACCTTTGTTAAAAGATATTGCTCTTTTGGTTTTAGATAATATTGCCACACTATGCCGGACAGGTAAGGAAAATGAGGCTCAGTCGTGGCAAAACATGCAGTCATGGTTGCTGGACTTAAGGCGCAGAGGGATTGCAGTTCTAATTATCCATCATGCGGGTAAATCTGGAGACCAAAGAGGCACTAGTGCCCGAGAAGATATCATGGACACCGTGATCAGCCTACGCCGCCCTAAACAATATAAAATGACAGAGGGGGCTAGGTTTGAGGTTCACTTAACTAAAGCTCGTGGAATTTCTGGCGAAGATGTAAAGCCCTTTGAAGCACTTCTATGCAGCGAAAAAGAGTCTTTTTACTGGAAAATAAAAGATATCGAAGATGCTGAGTTAGACGAATTAAAGGCGCTTCTATCCGAAGGGCTGAGCATTCGAGACTGTGCTGAAGAAATGGGAAGATCCAAATCCTCAGTGCACAGGCTCAAAAAGAAATTGGAAGCCACGAACTGA
- a CDS encoding helix-turn-helix transcriptional regulator, with protein MKGKEKELLLNPHAGFLRLKDVLKIIPVARSTWLRGVQSGRFPQSIQLTERTVAWAASEIYELVENLQNKNSYPFAKGNE; from the coding sequence ATGAAAGGTAAAGAAAAAGAACTTCTTTTAAATCCACATGCAGGGTTCCTACGTCTCAAGGATGTCCTCAAAATTATACCTGTAGCCAGAAGCACATGGTTGCGAGGTGTTCAGAGTGGAAGATTTCCACAATCCATTCAATTAACTGAGAGAACTGTCGCTTGGGCTGCGTCTGAAATTTATGAACTTGTAGAGAATCTTCAAAACAAGAATTCTTATCCTTTTGCCAAGGGTAATGAATAA
- a CDS encoding Fic family protein has protein sequence MKPYEPCELPLKELDYQRLFAVVGDANAELARYDGLLQGIVNPSVMLSPLTNEEAVLSSKIEGTQATVDEVLEHEAGLLKEGTKYEDIQEIINYRKALNSAQEYLDERPITLSFVRELHKLLLDSVRGQDKTPGEFRKDQNWIGSAGCSIEQASFVPPNPLQLNDHLEAWQNYLKGNDIDLLLQSAVVHAQFELLHPFKDGNGRIGRILIPLFLYQKKKLSKPMFYLSSYLESHRNEYYARLKAISQSGDWNGWIVFFLEAIADQAKSNSRKVTAIMNLYEDMKIRIQDITHSRYSINLLDAIFDKPLFRTTDFIVRSGINKKTSMGLLRMLRDNDVLVTLSEASGSKPAVLCFPELLNIAEGRKVIW, from the coding sequence ATGAAACCATATGAACCGTGTGAACTACCTTTGAAAGAGTTGGATTACCAACGCCTGTTTGCCGTTGTCGGTGATGCTAATGCTGAACTTGCCCGCTACGATGGACTGTTACAGGGGATTGTGAATCCGTCTGTAATGCTTTCTCCTTTGACAAATGAGGAGGCGGTTCTTTCTTCCAAGATTGAAGGGACTCAGGCAACTGTTGATGAGGTTCTCGAACATGAGGCTGGGTTGCTCAAAGAGGGCACTAAGTATGAAGATATTCAGGAAATTATTAATTACCGTAAGGCCTTGAATTCTGCACAAGAATATCTTGACGAGCGACCTATAACATTATCTTTCGTTCGAGAGCTTCATAAATTATTACTGGATAGTGTACGCGGGCAGGACAAGACTCCCGGTGAGTTTCGGAAAGATCAAAATTGGATTGGAAGTGCGGGGTGTTCTATTGAACAGGCTTCTTTTGTCCCTCCTAATCCGCTTCAATTGAATGATCATTTAGAGGCATGGCAAAATTATTTAAAAGGCAATGATATTGACCTGCTGCTTCAGTCTGCTGTTGTTCATGCTCAATTTGAGTTGTTGCACCCTTTTAAGGATGGTAACGGACGTATTGGGCGTATTCTTATTCCGCTGTTTCTGTACCAGAAAAAGAAACTGTCTAAGCCTATGTTCTATCTTAGTTCCTACTTGGAGAGTCACAGGAACGAATATTACGCAAGGCTAAAGGCTATTTCCCAGAGTGGAGATTGGAATGGTTGGATTGTGTTCTTTCTGGAGGCAATAGCTGATCAGGCAAAATCTAATAGTCGTAAGGTTACTGCAATAATGAATCTTTATGAGGACATGAAAATAAGGATTCAAGATATCACTCATTCAAGATATTCTATAAACCTTCTTGATGCTATTTTTGATAAGCCATTGTTTAGAACTACAGATTTTATTGTTCGCTCTGGAATAAATAAGAAAACATCAATGGGGTTGTTGAGAATGCTTAGAGATAACGATGTGTTAGTCACTTTAAGCGAAGCAAGTGGTAGCAAACCTGCGGTTCTTTGTTTTCCTGAACTTTTGAATATAGCTGAGGGACGTAAGGTTATCTGGTAA
- the flgK gene encoding flagellar hook-associated protein FlgK yields the protein MISNLFNIGSKAVNNAQVSINTTSNNIANAETTGYQRADAVYDSTGNINVGGNSLGTGADIIAIQANWDSFIEDQYLAASADLAASKASSSYLSQMDSILNQSADDGLGTTQDAFLTSWAELSMYPNSSSEREALLGEAESLVYSLNSTSAELKKMQYTIEDEISEQVASANEYIDGIALLNEQISASPDNYELVASRDQMIRELDEIIGISEVVPSDGQVKIYTESGMPLVEGAETHNLVYTSARSTESLMPESTYTGDVNFSGSSSEELLLEFTSSGPDGSAKFKVSFDGGKTWAEDENGNTLIYTAGDVDNSVNIEGVDVYFSGGTTDHTEGDRYTIVPKSGLYWQGNDSSLINCTPMTDASGKDVSNRSTGGSLSGLLKVRDDELLPVMSNIDDMAAALIWEVNAVHSQGAGLTSHLALEGTYSFDDQAATLSNSGLTYADNIESGEFSIYTYDADGTVLSNASISINPSTDSLDDVVNAINTAFPGTLTASVDSEGFLKLQSATDVSFELADDSSGFLAAAGINTFFEGSDASDIGVNSYIQGDPSHVNCGEVGTDGLVSSGSNDTAKSINELMTKAITIGNETSSQVASLSEYLSGVVSGVGAAAATAETQIICDSSAAQLYYDQQASVSGVNVDEEMINLTRQQQQYEAACQIISVSRDMFDTILGMM from the coding sequence ATGATTAGTAACTTATTTAATATCGGTTCCAAGGCCGTTAATAATGCTCAGGTTTCCATTAATACCACATCCAATAATATCGCTAATGCGGAAACTACTGGATATCAGCGTGCAGACGCCGTTTACGACAGTACAGGTAATATTAATGTTGGTGGCAACAGTCTTGGTACCGGTGCTGACATTATTGCTATTCAGGCAAATTGGGACAGCTTCATTGAAGATCAATATTTGGCTGCTTCAGCTGATCTGGCTGCCAGCAAAGCTTCTTCAAGTTATCTCTCACAGATGGATTCAATTTTGAATCAAAGTGCTGATGATGGACTCGGGACAACTCAGGATGCTTTCCTTACTTCATGGGCAGAATTATCTATGTATCCCAACTCTTCCTCAGAGCGTGAGGCATTGCTCGGTGAAGCTGAATCTTTGGTTTATTCGCTTAATTCCACGTCTGCTGAACTTAAGAAGATGCAATATACCATTGAGGATGAAATTAGTGAGCAGGTTGCGAGCGCAAATGAGTATATTGATGGGATAGCCCTTTTAAATGAGCAGATTTCAGCTTCTCCTGATAATTATGAATTAGTTGCAAGTCGCGATCAGATGATTCGTGAACTTGATGAAATAATAGGTATATCCGAAGTTGTTCCCAGTGATGGACAGGTAAAGATTTATACCGAAAGTGGTATGCCTCTCGTAGAAGGAGCTGAAACTCATAATCTTGTTTACACATCAGCACGAAGCACAGAATCACTGATGCCCGAATCGACTTATACCGGAGATGTGAACTTTTCGGGATCTTCGAGTGAAGAGCTTCTTTTAGAATTTACGTCATCTGGACCGGATGGAAGTGCAAAATTTAAAGTTTCATTTGATGGTGGAAAAACATGGGCTGAAGATGAAAATGGCAACACACTTATTTATACCGCAGGTGATGTTGATAATTCAGTCAATATCGAAGGTGTAGATGTCTATTTTTCAGGCGGAACCACTGATCATACTGAAGGGGACCGTTATACCATCGTCCCGAAGAGTGGTCTTTACTGGCAGGGGAATGATTCTTCTTTAATAAATTGTACTCCCATGACCGATGCTAGCGGGAAAGATGTTTCAAACAGGAGTACTGGCGGCAGCCTGTCAGGATTATTAAAGGTTAGGGATGACGAATTACTTCCTGTCATGAGTAACATTGATGATATGGCAGCAGCGTTAATCTGGGAAGTAAATGCGGTTCATTCGCAAGGGGCAGGACTCACATCTCATCTTGCCCTTGAGGGAACGTATAGCTTCGATGACCAAGCCGCGACACTTTCAAACAGCGGGCTTACATATGCTGATAATATAGAATCAGGCGAATTTTCAATATATACCTATGATGCGGATGGAACAGTTTTGTCCAATGCGTCTATCTCTATCAATCCCTCCACAGATTCTCTTGATGATGTTGTAAATGCCATAAATACGGCTTTCCCCGGTACACTGACTGCCTCTGTAGATTCAGAAGGGTTTCTCAAATTACAATCCGCTACTGATGTGAGTTTTGAGCTGGCAGATGACAGTTCCGGTTTTCTGGCTGCGGCAGGAATCAATACTTTTTTTGAAGGAAGTGATGCTTCAGATATCGGTGTAAATTCGTACATTCAAGGTGATCCCTCGCATGTAAACTGCGGAGAAGTCGGAACCGACGGACTCGTTTCCTCAGGTAGTAATGACACGGCAAAATCCATCAATGAATTGATGACAAAGGCCATTACAATTGGAAATGAAACATCTTCGCAGGTGGCATCTCTTTCTGAATATCTTTCAGGGGTTGTTTCCGGAGTTGGAGCTGCCGCCGCAACAGCAGAGACTCAGATTATATGTGATTCGTCTGCGGCTCAGCTTTATTATGATCAGCAAGCCTCTGTCAGCGGAGTCAACGTGGATGAAGAGATGATCAATCTTACCCGCCAGCAACAACAGTATGAGGCTGCATGTCAGATTATCTCCGTCTCGCGCGATATGTTCGATACCATTCTCGGTATGATGTAA